In Fundulus heteroclitus isolate FHET01 chromosome 16, MU-UCD_Fhet_4.1, whole genome shotgun sequence, a single genomic region encodes these proteins:
- the LOC105937311 gene encoding hemoglobin embryonic subunit alpha: MTTLTPKDKDTVKTFWAKISPKAAAIGADALGRMLVVYPQTKTYFAHWKDLSPGSAPVKKHGATVMGGVADAVGKIDDLTAGLLNLSELHAFTLRVDPANFKILAHNILVVLATTFPNDFTPEVHVAMDKFLAAVALALSEKYR, from the exons ATGACCACTCTTACCCCCAAGGACAAGGACACCGTCAAGACCTTCTGGGCGAAGATCTCCCCCAAGGCAGCAGCCATCGGAGCAGATGCTCTTGGCAG GATGCTGGTGGTGTACCCACAGACCAAGACCTACTTCGCCCACTGGAAGGACCTGAGCCCCGGCTCTGCCCCGGTGAAGAAGCACGGAGCTACAGTGATGGGTGGAGTTGCTGATGCTGTGGGTAAAATCGACGATCTGACAGCAGGTCTCCTGAACCTCAGCGAGCTGCATGCCTTCACTCTGAGGGTGGATCCTGCTAATTTCAAG ATTCTTGCCCACAACATCCTTGTTGTCTTGGCCACCACATTCCCCAACGACTTCACCCCTGAGGTCCATGTGGCAATGGACAAGTTCCTGGCTGCTGTGGCTCTGGCTCTGTCCGAGAAGTACAGATAA
- the LOC118566287 gene encoding hemoglobin subunit beta-like, with the protein MVQWSDFERATIQDIFSKIDSGVVGPAALSRCLIVYPWTQRYFGSFGNLYNADAITSNPKVAAHGKVVLAGLEKAVKNMDDIKTTYKDLSVLHSEKLHVDPDNFNLLSDCLTIVVASQMGEAFTADVQAAFQKFLAVVVASLRKQYH; encoded by the exons ATGGTTCAGTGGAGTGATTTCGAGCGTGCCACCATACAGGACATCTTCTCCAAAATTGACTCTGGTGTTGTGGGGCCTGCAGCTCTTTCCAG GTGTCTGATTGTCTACCCCTGGACTCAGAGGTACTTTGGCAGCTTTGGAAACCTCTACAATGCTGACGCCATAACATCAAACCCCAAGGTTGCAGCTCACGGGAAGGTTGTCCTTGCCGGCCTGGAAAAAGCTGTGAAGAACATGGACGACATCAAGACCACATACAAGGACCTGAGTGTGCTCCACTCTGAGAAACTCCATGTGGATCCTGACAACTTCAAT CTCCTGTCAGACTGCCTGACCATCGTGGTTGCTTCTCAGATGGGTGAGGCTTTCACCGCTGACGTCCAGGCAGCTTTCCAGAAGTTCTTAGCTGTGGTTGTGGCCTCCCTGAGAAAACAGTACCACTAA
- the LOC105937314 gene encoding hemoglobin embryonic subunit alpha: protein MTTLTAKDKSTVKAFWQKISPNAAAIGEDALGRMLVGYPQTKTYFAHWKDLSPGSAPVKKHGATVMGGVAEAVAKIDDLTAGLLSLSELHAFKLRVDPANFKILAHNILVVLAITFPDDFTPEVHVAMDKFLASLALALSEKYR from the exons ATGACTACTCTTACTGCAAAGGACAAGAGCACCGTCAAGGCCTTCTGGCAAAAGATCTCTCCCAATGCAGCGGCCATTGGGGAAGATGCACTTGGCAG GATGCTGGTGGGGTACCCACAGACCAAGACCTACTTTGCCCACTGGAAGGACCTGAGCCCCGGCTCTGCCCCGGTGAAGAAGCACGGAGCTACAGTGATGGGTGGAGTTGCAGAAGCTGTGGCTAAAATTGACGATCTGACAGCAGGTCTCCTCAGCCTCAGCGAGCTGCATGCCTTTAAACTGAGAGTGGACCCAGCCAACTTCAAG ATTCTTGCCCACAACATCCTTGTTGTCTTGGCCATCACATTCCCCGATGACTTCACCCCTGAGGTTCATGTGGCTATGGACAAGTTCCTGGCTTCCCTGGCTCTGGCTCTGTCCGAGAAGTACAGATGA
- the LOC105937312 gene encoding hemoglobin subunit alpha yields the protein MSLSETDKSRVRAFWAKAEGKANELGGEALARMLVSTPQTKTYFAHWGDLSPQSAKVRKHGATIMAALGKAVKGIDDLTGTLGALSELHAFKLRVDPANFKILGHNIVLVFAMYFPADFTPEVHVSVEKFLQCVAWALSEKYR from the exons ATGAGTCTCTCTGAAACAGACAAGTCCAGGGTGAGGGCTTTCTGGGCCAAAGCCGAAGGGAAAGCCAACGAGCTGGGTGGCGAAGCATTGGCCAG GATGCTCGTTTCCACCCCACAAACGAAGACCTATTTCGCGCACTGGGGAGATCTGAGCCCTCAATCCGCCAAAGTGAGGAAGCATGGTGCCACTATCATGGCAGCCTTGGGAAAAGCCGTCAAAGGCATCGACGATCTGACTGGTACCTTGGGCGCTCTCAGTGAGCTTCATGCCTTCAAGCTCCGGGTGGATCCTGCCAACTTTAAG ATCCTGGGTCACAACATCGTCTTGGTCTTCGCCATGTACTTCCCTGCAGACTTCACTCCTGAGGTGCACGTTTCCGTGGAAAAGTTCCTGCAGTGCGTGGCCTGGGCTCTCTCCGAGAAGTACCGCTAA
- the LOC105937305 gene encoding hemoglobin subunit beta translates to MVEWTDAERNAIATLWSNIDVGEIGPQALARLLVVFPWTQRYFSTFGDLSTPAAIAANPKVAQHGKTVMGGLEIAVKNMDNIKAAYAKLSVMHSEKLHVDPDNFRVLAECISVGVAAKFGPSVFTPGFQEAWQKFLAVVVSALGKQYH, encoded by the exons ATGGTCGAGTGGACAGACGCCGAACGCAACGCCATCGCCACCCTGTGGTCAAACATCGATGTGGGTGAAATTGGTCCCCAGGCCCTAGCCAG GCTTCTGGTTGTGTTTCCATGGACCCAGAGGTACTTTTCCACATTTGGCGACCTCTCCACCCCCGCAGCCATCGCCGCAAATCCCAAAGTGGCGCAGCATGGGAAAACTGTCATGGGTGGTCTTGAAATCGCTGTGAAGAACATGGACAACATCAAGGCTGCCTATGCCAAACTGAGTGTTATGCACTCTGAGAAGCTCCATGTGGATCCCGACAACTTCAGG GTTCTTGCTGAATGCATCTCAGTGGGTGTGGCTGCCAAGTTTGGCCCCAGCGTCTTCACCCCTGGTTTCCAGGAGGCTTGGCAGAAGTTCCTGGCTGTGGTGGTCTCCGCTCTGGGCAAACAGTACCACTAA
- the LOC105937306 gene encoding hemoglobin subunit beta-1 → MVKWTEEERRIVREVWEKVDIDEIGEQLWARALIVYPWIERYFGTFGDIFTTTAILNNSKLAALGKIVLRGLDTAVKNMDNIKPTCASLSRLHYEKIKVDPDNFRLLAECITISIACKLKAELSPQVQATWQKFLSAVVEAMNSQYK, encoded by the exons ATGGTGAAATGGACAGAAGAGGAGCGTCGCATCGTCAGAGAAGTTTGGGAAAAAGTTGACATTGATGAGATTGGGGAACAGCTTTGGGCAAG AGCTTTGATTGTTTACCCCTGGATTGAGAGGTATTTTGGCACTTTTGGAGACATCTTCACCACCACAGCGATTTTAAACAACTCCAAATTGGCTGCCCTCGGAAAGATCGTGCTGAGGGGTCTGGACACAGCCGTGAAGAACATGGACAACATCAAACCTACGTGTGCTTCTCTGAGCAGGCTGCACTACGAGAAAATCAAAGTGGACCCGGATAACTTCCGA CTGTTGGCAGAATGCATCACCATTTCCATTGCCTGCAAACTCAAAGCTGAGCTGAGCCCGCAGGTCCAGGCAACCTGGCAGAAGTTCCTCTCCGCTGTGGTGGAGGCCATGAACAGTCAGTACAAATAA
- the LOC105937313 gene encoding hemoglobin subunit alpha-1, with protein MSLTAKDKETVKAFWAKVAPKAEDIGQDALSRMLVVYPQTKTYFSHWKDLSPGSAPVKKHGATVMGGVADAVAKIDDLTAGLLSLSELHAFTLRVDPANFKILAHNILVVCAIKLPNDFTPEVHVAVDKFLGALARALSEKYR; from the exons ATGAGTCTCACTGCCAAGGACAAGGAAACAGTCAAAGCCTTCTGGGCTAAAGTGGCACCCAAGGCTGAAGACATTGGACAGGATGCTCTGTCCAG GATGCTGGTGGTGTACCCTCAGACCAAGACCTACTTCTCCCACTGGAAGGACCTGAGCCCCGGCTCTGCCCCGGTGAAGAAGCACGGAGCTACAGTGATGGGTGGAGTTGCTGATGCTGTGGCCAAAATCGATGATCTGACCGCAGGTCTCCTCAGCCTCAGTGAGCTGCATGCCTTCACTTTAAGGGTGGACCCGGCCAACTTCAAG attctgGCACACAACATCCTTGTGGTCTGCGCCATCAAGCTGCCCAATGACTTCACCCCAGAGGTCCATGTGGCTGTGGACAAGTTTTTGGGTGCTTTGGCCCGTGCCCTCTCCGAGAAGTACAGATAA
- the LOC105937309 gene encoding hemoglobin subunit beta, giving the protein MVKWTDFERATIQDIFSKIDYDVVGPAALSRCLIVYPWTQRYFGGFGNLYNADAITSNPKVAAHGKVVLAGLEKAVKNMDDIKTTYKELSVLHSEKLQVDPDNFNLLADCLTIVLAGQMGAAFTPEVHAAFQKFLAVVVASLRKQYH; this is encoded by the exons ATGGTCAAATGGACAGACTTCGAGCGTGCCACCATCCAGGACATCTTCTCCAAGATTGATTATGATGTTGTGGGTCCTGCAGCTCTCTCcag GTGTCTGATTGTCTACCCATGGACTCAGAGGTACTTTGGCGGCTTTGGGAACCTCTACAATGCTGACGCTATAACATCAAACCCCAAGGTGGCAGCTCACGGGAAGGTTGTCCTCGCCGGTCTGGAGAAAGCTGTGAAGAACATGGACGACATCAAGACCACGTACAAAGAGCTGAGCGTGCTGCACTCTGAGAAACTGCAAGTGGACCCCGACAACTTCAAC CTCCTGGCAGACTGCCTGACCATTGTCTTAGCTGGTCAGATGGGTGCAGCCTTCACCCCTGAGGTCCACGCAGCTTTCCAGAAGTTCCTGGCCGTGGTGGTGGCCTCCCTGAGAAAGCAGTACCACTAG
- the LOC105937316 gene encoding hemoglobin embryonic subunit alpha-like: MSLTAKDKDTVKTFWAKVSSNAEAIGSDALSRMLVVYPQTKTYFSHWKDLSPGSAPVKKHGATVMGGVADAVAKIDNLTAGLLSLSELHAFTLRVDPANFKILSHNILVVLAIMFPTDFTPEVHVSMDKFLSAVALALSEKYR, translated from the exons ATGAGTCTCACAGCTAAGGACAAGGACACCGTCAAGACCTTCTGGGCCAAAGTGTCTTCCAATGCTGAGGCCATCGGCTCAGATGCTCTCTCCAG gatGCTGGTGGTGTACCCACAGACCAAGACCTACTTCTCCCACTGGAAGGACCTGAGCCCCGGCTCTGCCCCGGTGAAGAAGCACGGAGCTACAGTGATGGGTGGAGTTGCTGATGCTGTGGCCAAAATCGACAATCTGACTGCAGGTCTCCTCAGCCTCAGTGAGCTGCATGCCTTCACTCTAAGAGTTGACCCGGCCAACTTCAAG ATCCTCTCCCACAACATCCTGGTGGTCTTGGCCATCATGTTCCCCACCGACTTCACCCCTGAGGTCCATGTATCCATGGACAAGTTCCTGTCCGCTGTGGCTTTGGCTCTGTCTGAGAAATACAGATAA
- the LOC105937315 gene encoding hemoglobin subunit alpha-1, translating to MSLTAKDKETVKAFWAKISSNGAAIGADALSRMLVVYPQTKTYFSHWKDLSPGSAPVKKHGATVMGGVADAVAKIDDLTAGLLSLSELHAFTLRVDPSNFKILSHNILVVLAIMFPTDFTPEVHVAMDKFLAAVARALSEKYR from the exons ATGAGTCTCACAGCCAAGGACAAGGAAACTGTCAAGGCCTTTTGGGCCAAAATCTCCTCAAATGGTGCGGCCATCGGCGCAGATGCTCTGTCCAG GATGCTGGTGGTGTACCCTCAGACCAAGACCTACTTCTCCCACTGGAAGGACCTGAGCCCCGGCTCTGCCCCGGTGAAGAAGCACGGAGCTACAGTGATGGGTGGAGTTGCAGATGCTGTGGCCAAAATCGACGATCTGACAGCAGGTCTCCTCAGCCTCAGTGAGCTGCATGCCTTCACTCTGAGAGTTGATCCCTCCAACTTCAAG ATCCTCTCCCACAACATCCTGGTGGTCTTGGCCATCATGTTCCCCACCGACTTCACCCCTGAGGTCCACGTGGCAATGGACAAGTTCCTGGCTGCTGTGGCCCGTGCTCTGTCTGAGAAATACAGATAG
- the LOC105937298 gene encoding hemoglobin subunit beta, whose amino-acid sequence MVKWTDFERATIQDIFSKIDYDVVGPAALSRCLIVYPWTQRYFGSFGNLYNAAAITSNPKVAAHGKVVLAGLEKAVKNMDDIKTTYKELSVLHSEKLQVDPDNFNLLADCLTIVLAGQMGAAFTPEVHAAFQKFLAVVVASLRKQYL is encoded by the exons ATGGTCAAATGGACAGACTTCGAGCGTGCCACCATCCAGGACATCTTCTCCAAGATAGATTATGATGTTGTGGGTCCTGCTGCTCTCTCCAG GTGTCTGATTGTCTACCCCTGGACTCAGAGGTACTTTGGCAGCTTTGGGAACCTCTACAACGCTGCTGCTATAACATCAAACCCCAAGGTGGCAGCTCACGGGAAGGTTGTCCTCGCCGGTCTGGAGAAAGCTGTGAAGAACATGGACGACATCAAGACCACGTACAAAGAGCTGAGCGTGCTGCACTCTGAGAAACTGCAAGTGGACCCCGACAACTTCAAC CTCCTGGCAGACTGCCTGACCATTGTCTTAGCTGGTCAGATGGGTGCAGCCTTCACCCCTGAGGTCCACGCAGCTTTCCAGAAGTTCCTGGCCGTGGTGGTGGCCTCCCTGAGAAAGCAGTACCTCTAG